GTCGACCCGGCCTTCCAGACGATGGCAACTGTCGGCGTAGGCTTGCAGATGTTGTTCGGCGGCAACTTTGGTCAGGCCCGAATCCGGGCCGGAATTGATCTTCGCCACGACGCGGATTTTGTAGCGCTGAATGTCAGCCGCTTTGACGGTGACCTTATCGGTTTCCGGGCAGACATCGGGCCGGGCGAAGTGTTGGCGCACACCGTCGAGCAGCGTTGCGGACGGCGTGCCGTCGGCGTCCCGGGAGAGTACCGTCACCTGCACTTCGCCGGGGGCCGTGCGGCGACCGTTGCCATCCTTGACCTGTGCGGCGAGACCGTCCGGTGCGAAGGTGTAGGTGACGTTGACGACACCGGCATCGGTGGATTCGACCTTCACCGCCGGCCGTTCGCCGAGGGTGAAGACTTCGCGGCGGTACTGCATCCGCGAACCCGCCGCCGGGGCATGGGGCGCCAGGTAATAGCGCAACCGGGCGTCATCGTCGCTTTCGTAAATCGCGGGCACCGGCGGGAATGCCGCCGGGTCGCCCGGGTCAAGCAACTGCCGCTCCAGGCCCATGTCCGCCAGCCGCGCATCAAGGTTGCTGCCGGTCGCCCACCACGCCAGCATCTGCTTGATGCGAGCGTTGTATTTGCGTTCGTGGGTTTGCAAGCGAACGCAGAAAGCTTCCAAGGCCATGGTCAGCAGTTCGCTTTCGTTTTCCAGGCTGGTCTTGAGTTTCGTGGCGCTGTCCGGCGAGCGGGTGCCGACATACTCGAGGACGAAGGTCTTGAACTCGGCCAGCAGATCCTCGAAGGCCTCGACCTTGATCAGTGAAGGTTCGGCCAACTGGTTCTGGCCAGGGATCAACATGCTCATGTCACGACCTCGAAAGTCTGTTGGCGGTTTTTCCAGGTGCCGGCAAACCGCAGCAGCAACCCGGCGCCCTGACGGCTGGCGACGATCACTTGCGGCTGGAAGTCGCCGATACCGTTCTGTGTGTTGTAGAACGCTTGCGCGGCGTGGCTTTGCGCCAGAAGCAGAACGTCGTCACCGAGGTTCTGTCCCAGCAACGTGGGAATCAGCGACCCGTACAAAGGCCGTTTCTGCCGTGTGCCCAACGGCGTGGTCAGGGCTCGGGTCGCGCGCTGCACGAATTGCAGCCAGTCGTCGACCGTGGCCCCGGTGTTTCTATCGATTCCGATCATGGGAGGCTCTTGATTCAGGGGCTGATGACGCGACCCTGGTGATCCACCAACGGGCCGCTGAAGTGCACGCCCGAAGCGTCGATCGTCAGGCCGACGGCGCCCAGTTGCAGGTTGATCGCTTGCGGCGTCATCGCCAGCCGCGCCGGGCCGATGCTCAGTTCAAGCGATTCGCGAGAGCCGTTGAAAGCCGCCGGGCCGTTTTGCCAGTGCAGGGTGTGAGAGGCATCGTCGTAGCCACTTTCGCTGCCATCGACATGCACCCGCCGCGTCAGCGTGGGGACGGTGGCGGCGGGTGGAAAACGGTCACTGTTCAAGCCGAACAATGCCACGCTTTGCGCACCGCTTTCGCCGCTGCCGTAGTTGAACAGCAGACACTGCTCGCCCACGCTTGGAATTCGCGACTCGCTTTGCGCACCGGCGCTCGGGTTGAAGAACTTGATGGCCGGGGTGAGCAATCCACCGTGGCTGACCCGACAGGTGTTGCTCGCCGCATCGACCTCCTGACAGATGCCGATGCGGCAATAACTCTCGGCGCGCCGGTGCAGGTCTTCGATCTCCGCTTCCATCTCGGCCAGACGTTCGATGATCGGGCCCAGTTGCATACGCAGTAGTGCGTCGAACATCGGTCAGGCCTCCAGCGAGGTGTATTGGTCAGGGTCATCGATGTCGCTGACTTCCCAGGTACGAGCGAATTTCGGTGTGCCGAGCGGATCGTCGAGCAAGGTCGGACCGAGATACAGGGTCTGATTGAATGTCAGGGTCCATGCCTTGTTTGGCTGATCGGCGCGAATGGCCAACGACGGCATGCCATCAATGTTCATCGGCAAATCACATTGCTCGCCGGGCAGGCCCCAGCGGTTGTCGGTGATCAGGTTTTTCAGTATGGCGATCAGGTCGCAGGCAGCAAACGCCGTGGCGGAAACCGCCGGAATGACCTGCAACGACAGCGTCAGCACATGGGCAATCCGCCCGTTGGCTGCACGCTCTCCCGGTGCATTTCGTTCGATGTCGATCAGCACCCAGGCCTTGTCGCCGGGTGCCGTGAAATCATCGTGTTTACCAACCTGCACGTTCAGGTCGACGGTGTTGCGCAAGGCTGTCGCCATCGCAGTGAACAGCTGCGATGGCTGCCGGATCGGTGCGGGCATGCATGACCTCCTTTTCAAATGTCCACGCGCAGTCCCGCCGCACGACGTGCAGCGAGACAAGAAAGTGAAGGGGTTACTGCGGGTCGCGCGGAGGTACTTCGCAGACGCCGATGCGCTTGGCGGCCCAGCGTTCGTACAGACCGATCGCCACGTCGGCACCAGCCATTGCGGTGAGGCAGCCGAAGGCGCCGGCGGCCCAGATCGACATGCCGGCGGCGTACAGCAGCATGATCGCCGAGACGCCGCAGATCATGCAGGCGCCGGAGCGCAGCGCGAGGCGTCGCAGCAGTGGCCAGCCGCGGGCGCCGTCCTTGTCGGCGCGCCACATTTCGCCGGAGACCCCGCCCGCCACGGCCAGCAGGATGACCAGCCAGATCGGCATGTCCGCCAACGCTTGTTGCTCGTTTGTCATGTCACGCCTCCTGAAAGCGTTGATGAAATAAAGGGGCGTGAGCAGACAGCACCGAAGCGGTGCTGTCTTTCACACGGGTAGTCACCGCAGCGACTCTGCGCAGGGCGTTACAGGCGCTCAACGATGACGTTGTCGATAAAGGCATAGTTGGCGTATGGGTTCTGCTCGTTGGAAAACGCCAGAGTTGTCTGCGCGGTAATCGCGGTGAACTCGTAAGTGACGATGCTCCACTCGACCGCGACGCCTTTGGCTGTCGGGGTGTTGAACGTGGCGGTTTGCCCGGCCACTTTCACCTGAATGACACCGTCTCCCGAGCGGCTGGCGTATCGCGAGTTACCCGCGCTGAAGGTCAATCGGTATCGGGCGCCCGGGGTGGTGGCGAAATTCTGCTGAATTCCTCCACCGTTGCCGTAAACATAGTTGGCGAGATCAACGATCATCACGCCATCTGCTGCCACAGAACCACCGATGGCATTGGGCATGTTGAAGTATTCGGCACCGGACAAGAACGTCGTCCAGCCCGTAATGGCATTGGTTTTTGCCGGGGTGTCCAGAATGCAGCCACCAGCGCATGTCGATTGTTCAAAGCTGCCGTTCACCAGGAGGTTTGCAGCGATTGCGCTGCCCCCGTTGCCAAGCAGTGCCATAGCAAGAAACGGAGCAGCGTATTTCTTCAGAAAGTTCATGTCTTTTACCTATGAGGTGATTGATCAGGTTGTGCTGACGACGCAGCACACATGTCGCTCACAGGCGATCGCTCGGGGCTCGTGGCCTTCACATGATTCAATGTTCCGCAGCGGGAACATTTGATCTGGAGTTCTGTGAACTCGCCCACCCGGGCGAGCAGTCTTTTGCAATTGCCGCAGCGGCAGTCCTTCAACATCTGCAAATCCTTTTGTTTCTCCGCCTGACTGCGTTTATGCCGTGAAGCTTCGTTTAAGCGGCCTGCATCAGGCAGGCATTCCAAAAAGCCCGGTAATGCCCCGGGCTGCTCGGTGATACGCTCTCGCGTCTTGAACTAGAACGGCGCTACCGGCCAGTTGATTGTGGTCGGATAACCGGATTGACTCTTCACTTCGCTGACAGCGATGTAGTACTCCTGGTAAGCAATCCATGCAGATTGTTCGGCAGGTGTGGCAACACCCAGAAGGACCTTGTATTGCAAAGGATTGAACTTCAACCAACGAGCAGCCTCGTCATAGCGCTTCTCGCACTGCCCGGTCACCATTTGAATTCGCTCTTCAGCCGTCAGTTCGGTGAAGACCCACGAGTCCGACGACCCGTTAAAGTACGATTTGGCCTTCCATCCCACCTGAGCTGTCGTGTCGCCTGTGACATCGATCCATAGACCCTCCTCCGAATTGGCCGGCTTGGCTTCATCGGTATCCAACACTTGCTCAACCACCATAAAACCGGTTGCGTAGGCTGCGTTTACAAGTACATATCGTTTCATGTGTTTCCCTTCTGGTTTGATTGTCCTGAACGCGGGCTCATCGCACTGCGCAAACGAACGATTAGGTTTATCTCTGCGGTTACTACGCTGGTAGGCATTCCAAAAAGCCCGGCCATTGACCGGGCTTTTCAGTAATGCGCTCCTTCGCCTTCCTTCGATCCTGTGTACGTGAAGGAAGCTGACTTTTCGGCGCTACTGGCGCGGTACGAGTCCGTTCAAATTGTTTTTCCGACCGCGGTCCCTGCCCGCCGGATAACTGCTTCTGGTGCTTTACGCTGCACACCCGGGTCAGTTGCCAACCCTCTGAACCGTTGAGGCCGGTTCATCGCTGCCTGTTCTTGTGGAACTAAAGAGCTGTTGTTGCCAGCCGCTTTGTCGAGCGGCTTGGTGGCAAGAATATGCATGTATGCATATCCAGTCAATGCGCAAATGCATTTATTTATGCATGAGAAATGCGCAGATGCATGAAAGCCCCGCCAATCAAGGGTTGTCCGGTTTTCTACAGGCGAAAAAAAACCCGCCGTGGGCGGGTTTTATCTGAGAGAGGGATCGTTATCGGGCGTACATGCCCCACCAGAAGACGTGACCAAGGATGACAATCTGCTCCTCCTGGATCTCCTGAAAGCTGTAATCCTCGTCCGGATGCTCATCGCGATTGAAGCTGCGCAGGCGGATGCCGGTAGGCAGGCGATAGAGCTGCTTCACCCGCAATTGGCCGTTGTGGTTGATTGCATAAAGGTCGCCATCAATGATGTCACCAATCCCGCACTTGCCCGCGTTGACACCGACAGTGGCGCCGTCACGCAGCACCGGCAACATGCTGTTGCCCCGTACGGTCACGCATTTGGCCTGGTCGAACTGCACGCCATTATGGCGCAGGCTGCGCTTGCCAAAGCGCAGGCTAGAGCGTTCGCTCTCTTCGATGACGAATCTTCCTGATCCAGCAGCCAATTCAACCTCGCGAAGAAAGGGCACCGACACCTCGTCGTCATCGACGGGCGTGTCATCGTCCCAAAGGCTTATGTCCTTGAGTTCGGAATGCAACTCCTCGCGCCCACCGCCGGCGACCGGCGCAACATCCGCGCGCCCGCGCAACTGATCGGTGCTCACGGCGAAGTACTCGGCAATCTTCGAAATGTGTTTATCCGAAGGATCGACGATCTTCCCGCTGAGAATCCGCGAGAGAGTGGATTGAGGCACGCCGGTTCGACGGTGGAGCTCCGTGGGGGAGATCCCGTGCTGATCGAGCAGTGCTCTTAAGACGGAGGATACGTTGCGTTTTTGCATAACGCGCATAGTGCTTGAAGTTTTTCGGGAAGACAAATGCTGATTTGCATAAATCGTGCATTTGGCCTTTTCGAATTCAAACCTTGTTTCATTTCAAATCAATCGATTTCTGTAGAAGCGCAATCAATCGGACTAGCCTGATCAGCACGAAATCAACCTGGAAAGGATCTTCAAAGTGAATGATACCGACCCCGCAAGGCGATCCATGTCACCGGCGGAACAGATTATTTCCTCCCAAGCGATTGTTTTTGCTCGCTCAAACAAGAAAGCCATCGCGAAGCGCCTCACAGACAAAACCGTCTTTCTTCCGGAGGAAGCGCCGGTATCCGTATTCATGGCAGGTTCACCGGGTGCAGGCAAAACTGAAGCGTCAATCGCTCTGATCAACCTTTTCGCGGATACAAAAATCCTGAGAATCGACCCCGACGAACTGAGAAGCGAATTCTCTGAATACTCAGGCGGGAACTCGTGGCTTTTCCAAGGAGGCGTTTCGATTTTGGTTGAAAAAATCCTCGACTTCGCCATCGATCAAAGACAGTCATTTTTGCTGGATGGAACCCTTTCAAACATCGATGTGGCCAGAAAAAATGTTGAGCGATCCTTGAAAAAAGGCCGGTTTGTGCAAATTTTGTATGTCTATCAAAACCCATTTCTGGCGTGGGATTTTGTGAAAGCCCGAGAGGAAGCTGAGGGCAGGAGGATCCGAAAAGGGCATTTCATCGACCAATATTTTGCGGCACGTGACGTAGTGAACTCGCTTAAGTTAGAGTTCAGCGGTGATATCCATGTCGATCTGTTGCTCAAGCACATCGATAACTCGGGGCGGCTTTACAAGGCTGGTGTCGACAAAATTGACTACCATATACCTGAGAAATACACACGAGCCGATCTTGAAGCCAGGCTCGGGACACCTTAAGGAGCGCATTCATGATTTCTATTAAGCTTGGCGCTAGCAAAGGTGCCAAAAACCCGTTTGCCGACTTTATTCGTAACGCGAAGGCCGAACAAAAGAAGCGTGTTTATGGTGAGGTTTTGACTGAGGCGACCAAGCAACAGAATCTCGTCATGATGCAGGCCGAAGTGAAACGAGCCTGACACCTGACATTTTTTCCCAGAAAGCCCGGCCAAGTGCCGGGTTTTGTCATTTCCTGACCGCAATCGGATACACCGCACTATCCAACCCTGCTCAGGGCAGCGCCTGCAAGACCGCCCATGGTAACCTTGCGCCCATCGCGGAAAAGCCCGGCGACTGCCCCGCTTTTGCCCCACACCTTCCAACGAGTTACCTGACAATCCGATGAATAAAGCCGTCTCCGACCTGTCCTCCCACACCCCGATGATGCAGCAGTACTGGCGCCTGAAGAATCAGCACCCGGACCAGCTGATGTTCTACCGCATGGGCGACTTCTACGAGATCTTCTACGAAGACGCGAAGAAGGCGGCCAAGTTGCTGGACATCACCCTGACTGCCCGGGGGCAGTCGGCGGGGCAGGCGATTCCGATGTGCGGGATTCCGTATCACGCGGCGGAAGGCTACCTGGCGAAACTGGTCAAGCTCGGCGAGTCGGTGGTGATCTGCGAGCAGGTCGGCGACCCGGCCACCAGCAAAGGGCCAGTGGATCGTCAGGTGGTACGGATTATCACCCCGGGTACGGTCAGCGACGAGGCACTGCTTGATGAGCGTCGCGACAACCTGATCGCGGCGGTGCTGGGGGACGAGCGTCTGTTCGGCCTGGCGGTGCTGGACATCACCAGCGGCAACTTCAGCGTGCTTGAGATCAAGGGTTGGGAGAACCTGCTGGCGGAGCTTGAGCGGGTCAACCCGGTGGAATTGCTGATCCCGGATGACTGGCCAAAAGATCTGCCGGCGGAAAAACGCCGTGGGGTTCGTCGCCGCGCGCCGTGGGATTTCGAGCGTGATTCGGCGCTGAAAAGTCTTTGCCAGCAATTCTCCACTCAGGACCTCAAAGGCTTCGGCTGCGAAACCCTGACCCTGGCCATCGGCGCCGCCGGTTGCCTGCTGGCGTACGCTAAGGAAACCCAGCGCACCGCCCTGCCCCACCTGCGCAGCCTGCGTCATGAACGGCTGGACGACACCGTGGTGCTGGACGGCGCCAGCCGCCGCAACCTGGAACTCGACACCAACCTGGCCGGTGGCCGCGACAACACCCTGCAATCGGTGGTCGACCGTTGCCAGACCGCCATGGGCAGCCGCTTGCTGACCCGTTGGCTCAACCGTCCGCTGCGCGATCTGACCGTGCTGTTGGCACGCCAGACCTCGATCACTTGCCTGCTCGACCGCTATCGCTTTGAAAACCTGCAACCGCAGCTCAAGGAAATCGGCGACATCGAGCGGATTCTGGCGCGGATCGGCCTGCGCAATGCCCGTCCTCGCGACCTTGCCCGCCTGCGTGATGCACTTGGCGCCCTGCCTGAACTGCAAGTGGCGAT
The sequence above is a segment of the Pseudomonas sp. HS6 genome. Coding sequences within it:
- a CDS encoding baseplate J/gp47 family protein; protein product: MSMLIPGQNQLAEPSLIKVEAFEDLLAEFKTFVLEYVGTRSPDSATKLKTSLENESELLTMALEAFCVRLQTHERKYNARIKQMLAWWATGSNLDARLADMGLERQLLDPGDPAAFPPVPAIYESDDDARLRYYLAPHAPAAGSRMQYRREVFTLGERPAVKVESTDAGVVNVTYTFAPDGLAAQVKDGNGRRTAPGEVQVTVLSRDADGTPSATLLDGVRQHFARPDVCPETDKVTVKAADIQRYKIRVVAKINSGPDSGLTKVAAEQHLQAYADSCHRLEGRVDPSWIDYTLHSAGAVQLQILEPLTPIVCSAFQAPYCTAVEVEVQTL
- a CDS encoding phage baseplate protein → MIGIDRNTGATVDDWLQFVQRATRALTTPLGTRQKRPLYGSLIPTLLGQNLGDDVLLLAQSHAAQAFYNTQNGIGDFQPQVIVASRQGAGLLLRFAGTWKNRQQTFEVVT
- a CDS encoding phage baseplate assembly protein V, which translates into the protein MFDALLRMQLGPIIERLAEMEAEIEDLHRRAESYCRIGICQEVDAASNTCRVSHGGLLTPAIKFFNPSAGAQSESRIPSVGEQCLLFNYGSGESGAQSVALFGLNSDRFPPAATVPTLTRRVHVDGSESGYDDASHTLHWQNGPAAFNGSRESLELSIGPARLAMTPQAINLQLGAVGLTIDASGVHFSGPLVDHQGRVISP
- a CDS encoding phage holin family protein, giving the protein MTNEQQALADMPIWLVILLAVAGGVSGEMWRADKDGARGWPLLRRLALRSGACMICGVSAIMLLYAAGMSIWAAGAFGCLTAMAGADVAIGLYERWAAKRIGVCEVPPRDPQ
- a CDS encoding DUF642 domain-containing protein, which translates into the protein MNFLKKYAAPFLAMALLGNGGSAIAANLLVNGSFEQSTCAGGCILDTPAKTNAITGWTTFLSGAEYFNMPNAIGGSVAADGVMIVDLANYVYGNGGGIQQNFATTPGARYRLTFSAGNSRYASRSGDGVIQVKVAGQTATFNTPTAKGVAVEWSIVTYEFTAITAQTTLAFSNEQNPYANYAFIDNVIVERL
- a CDS encoding Com family DNA-binding transcriptional regulator, with product MQMLKDCRCGNCKRLLARVGEFTELQIKCSRCGTLNHVKATSPERSPVSDMCAASSAQPDQSPHR
- a CDS encoding tail fiber assembly protein; amino-acid sequence: MKRYVLVNAAYATGFMVVEQVLDTDEAKPANSEEGLWIDVTGDTTAQVGWKAKSYFNGSSDSWVFTELTAEERIQMVTGQCEKRYDEAARWLKFNPLQYKVLLGVATPAEQSAWIAYQEYYIAVSEVKSQSGYPTTINWPVAPF
- a CDS encoding XRE family transcriptional regulator; this encodes MQKRNVSSVLRALLDQHGISPTELHRRTGVPQSTLSRILSGKIVDPSDKHISKIAEYFAVSTDQLRGRADVAPVAGGGREELHSELKDISLWDDDTPVDDDEVSVPFLREVELAAGSGRFVIEESERSSLRFGKRSLRHNGVQFDQAKCVTVRGNSMLPVLRDGATVGVNAGKCGIGDIIDGDLYAINHNGQLRVKQLYRLPTGIRLRSFNRDEHPDEDYSFQEIQEEQIVILGHVFWWGMYAR
- a CDS encoding zeta toxin family protein yields the protein MSPAEQIISSQAIVFARSNKKAIAKRLTDKTVFLPEEAPVSVFMAGSPGAGKTEASIALINLFADTKILRIDPDELRSEFSEYSGGNSWLFQGGVSILVEKILDFAIDQRQSFLLDGTLSNIDVARKNVERSLKKGRFVQILYVYQNPFLAWDFVKAREEAEGRRIRKGHFIDQYFAARDVVNSLKLEFSGDIHVDLLLKHIDNSGRLYKAGVDKIDYHIPEKYTRADLEARLGTP